The window TGTCAAATTCCGCCTGCCCGGGGTTCATTGCCAAGTAGTGATCGAGCAAAAGCTCGCCTTTGGCGATTTCGACCCCTTTCAGTTTGATAATATAGGCGTTTGGCTTTAGCTGTATATTGTCCCGGATGCGGATGGTAGGCACGACAAAGCCCATTTCCAAAGCGCACTGGCGCCTGATCATGATTATGCGGTCCAAAAGGTCCCCGCCCTGGCTGGCGTCAACCATAGGGATAAGGCTGTAGCCAATTTCCAGTTCCATAGGGTCCACCTGCAAAAGCGAAACGACGTTTTCCGGTTTTTTGATTTCTTCGATCTCTTTTTCTTCCTGCCGGGTAATCTCGTCCGCAACCCGGCTTATAATGGTCTGGCTGAGCGTGCGCGCGATAATGCCGACAATTATGCCCAAAACCACGAAGGGCACGCCCGGCAGCCCCGGAACCAAAGAGAGCAAAAACAACACGACCGCCGTTATATAAAAAACGCGCGGCTTGGTCAGGAGCTGGCTGACAACGTCATGCCCCATGTCAGAATCCGAAGCGGCGCGGGTCACTATTATGCCGGTAGCGGTGGATATGAGCAGGGCCGGTATTTGGTTGACCAAGCCCTCGCCGACGGTAAGCAGGGTATACGTCTGCAAAGCGCCGGTTATGCCCATGCCCCTTTGCAGCACGCCGATGACAAATCCGCCCACGATGTTGATCATGACGATGATAATGGCCGCGACCGCATCGCCTTTGACAAACTTGCTGGCGCCGTCCATCGCCCCGTAAAAATCAGCCTCGCGCTGTATTTTCACGCGCCGTTCTTTTGCTTCCGTTTCCGTGATAAGGCCGGAATTCAAATCGGCGTCTATGCTCATTTGCTTGCCGGGCATGGCGTCAAGCGTAAACCTCGCCGTTACCTCGGCGACCCTCTCCGCGCCCCTGGTGATAACAATGAACTGGATAATGACCAGTATTATAAAAACAATAAAGCCGACTACCGCGTTGCCGCCTATGACAAATTCCCCGAACGACTGTATGACCTCGCCCGCGTA is drawn from Acidaminococcales bacterium and contains these coding sequences:
- the flhA gene encoding flagellar biosynthesis protein FlhA, with amino-acid sequence MEYTPSWLTRITKYSDVLITIAVITIVVMMIIPLPPFALDLFLAANITLGLMIVMVSIYNTEPLQFSVFPSLLLVTTLFRLALNVSSTRLILLYGYAGEVIQSFGEFVIGGNAVVGFIVFIILVIIQFIVITRGAERVAEVTARFTLDAMPGKQMSIDADLNSGLITETEAKERRVKIQREADFYGAMDGASKFVKGDAVAAIIIVMINIVGGFVIGVLQRGMGITGALQTYTLLTVGEGLVNQIPALLISTATGIIVTRAASDSDMGHDVVSQLLTKPRVFYITAVVLFLLSLVPGLPGVPFVVLGIIVGIIARTLSQTIISRVADEITRQEEKEIEEIKKPENVVSLLQVDPMELEIGYSLIPMVDASQGGDLLDRIIMIRRQCALEMGFVVPTIRIRDNIQLKPNAYIIKLKGVEIAKGELLLDHYLAMNPGQAEFDIEGIETLEPSFGLPAIWIQEQERENAEMLGYTVVDPISVLATHITEIIKANAAEILGRQDVQTLVDSVRGNYPAVVEELMPNIISLGELQKVLASLLRERVSIRDLVTIFETLADYGALTKDTEILTEYVRHALSRQITKQFAQSGVLACITVDVELENIIVQSAQKTEQGSYVNLDPKTMQAFINSLNQEIAKLTNMGYQPIVLTNPNARLYVRRIVERSAPGLTVLSYAELEPKTEIQAMGMVKI